The following DNA comes from Occultella kanbiaonis.
GCCACAGGGACAGTGCCGGCACGAACTGGATGACCAGGAGCATCACGATCAGCGACACGTAGAACCAGAGCAGCGGCTTGAAGACCCGCTCGACCTTCACCTCGGCCACCTTGGCGCCGACGAACAGGACCGGTGCCGATGGTGGAGATATCACCGCGATGCACATGTTGAACACGAGCATGATGCCGAAGTGGATCGGGCTGATCCCGTACGCCTCCACCGCGATCGGCAGGAAGATCGGCGTGAAGATCAGCACCGCCGGGGTGGCGTCCAGGGGGATCCCGATGATCAGCAGGATGACCATCATGATGAGCAGGAACACGATCTTGGAGTCGGTGATCTGCGTCATCCACTCCCCGATCAGCTGCGGCACCCGGGAGTAGGTCATCGCGAAGGACATGATCGAGGAGAGCCCGATCAGGAAGATGACCACCGAGGAGGTCCGGGTGGACTGCAGCAGGATCTTGGGGAAGTCCTTGATCTTGACCGCCCGGTAGATCATCGCCAGGGCCGCGGAGACCACCACGGAGACCGCGGCGCCCTCGGTGGGGGTGAAGAACCCGAAGATGATCCCACCGATGACGATGAGCACCATGGACAGGGACGGCAGTGCCCGCCAGAGGATCGTCAGGAACACGCGGAACGTCGGGAAACCCTTCCCGCGCAGCTCCGGCTTCTTGCGGGCATAGAGCCAGATGATCACGGCACAGGACAGACCCCAGAGGATGCCGGGGATGTACCCGGCGACGAACAGTGCGCCGACGGACGCCTGGGAGACCAGGGCGTACACGATCAGGGTGTTGGACGGCGGGATCAGCATGCCGGAGGGGGCCGAGGCCACGTTCGCGGCGGCCGCCCAGTGCATGTCGTGGCCGTCCTTGCGCTGCTGCGGCGCCATCGAGGATCCGACGGCGGCCGCGCCCGCGAGGGCGGAGCCGGAGATCGAACCGAACAGCATGTTCGCGACGACGTTGGTCTGCATGAGCGAGCCGGGCATCCGCCCCGTCATCGCTCTGGCCAGATCGATGAGTCTTGTGGCTATGCCGCCGTTGTTCATGATGGCACCGGCCAGCACGAAGAGGGGGATCGCGAGCAACGCGAACGAGTCGATGCCGTTGTAGATCTTCTGGGCGCTCGTGTAGATGCCCTGTTCGTTGCCCTGGAGCAGCACCAGGCAGATCGAGGCGGGAAGTCCGATGGCGACCGAGACGGAGACACCGAGGGCCATCAGGCCGAACATGCCGATCACCATGATGAGAGTGACCATGAGTGCGTCGTTCATGTCAGATCCCCTCTTCCGCGATCTTGCTGATGTCCACGTCTTCCGGCTCGTCGTGGTGAGTGATCTGCTCGTCCGAGGCCCGGACGATGTCGATGGTGTGCAGGATGCTGTAGATGACGATCAGCGCACCGGCGATCGGGAGCACCAGGAACGTCTGACCCTGGGTGACCGGCATCAGCTGCACGTGGTCCTCCCAGCCGGCCAGGACGTTGCGCATCCCGCCCCAGATCATGATCCAGACCGCGAAGAAGGCCACGATCGCGTGGGCCAGGATCGAGACACCCTTGACCGCCTTGACCGGCAGCTTGTTGACGAGCCAGTCGATGGCGACGTCCTCCTTCTCGCCGATCACGTAGGCGGCGCCGATGATGCCCTGCCAGATGAACACGATCCTTGCGCTCACCTCGGTCCAGGGGAGTGAGATCCCCAGGAACCGGACGACCACCTGGGCAATCACCAGGCCGACCATGACCACGAAGAGGATGATGCAGAACCAGCGTAGGAACGCGTTCAACCCCTTGTGGAACCCGTCGATGACCTTCATCGCTGCTCCGATTTCTTGTGCTTCAGGTGTCTTGAACAGCCGAATGGGAGTGCGGCCGAAGTCGCCCGCACCCCCACTCGGGTCAGTGCCTGGTCAGCTCCCGGCGGGGAACTGCTCGTTGTACTGCTGGACCGCGTCGAAGAGGTCCTGTCGCACCGGGTTGTTGATGGACTCCTCGACCAGCGGGGTGACCCGCTCACGGAAGGCCTCGATGTTGACGTCATCGTTGAACTGCGCGCCGGCCTCCTCGGAGGCGGCGATCGACTCGTCGATGAACTCGAGGAAGCCGGTGTTGGCGCTCTCCACCAGATCCGGGATGAGCGCCTGGAAGGCCTCGCGGTCCTCGTCGCTCATGTCCGCGAGGATGTCGGTGTTCATGAGCAGGTAGTCCGGGATCATGAGGTGACGGGTGTA
Coding sequences within:
- a CDS encoding TRAP transporter small permease, translating into MKVIDGFHKGLNAFLRWFCIILFVVMVGLVIAQVVVRFLGISLPWTEVSARIVFIWQGIIGAAYVIGEKEDVAIDWLVNKLPVKAVKGVSILAHAIVAFFAVWIMIWGGMRNVLAGWEDHVQLMPVTQGQTFLVLPIAGALIVIYSILHTIDIVRASDEQITHHDEPEDVDISKIAEEGI
- a CDS encoding TRAP transporter large permease; the protein is MNDALMVTLIMVIGMFGLMALGVSVSVAIGLPASICLVLLQGNEQGIYTSAQKIYNGIDSFALLAIPLFVLAGAIMNNGGIATRLIDLARAMTGRMPGSLMQTNVVANMLFGSISGSALAGAAAVGSSMAPQQRKDGHDMHWAAAANVASAPSGMLIPPSNTLIVYALVSQASVGALFVAGYIPGILWGLSCAVIIWLYARKKPELRGKGFPTFRVFLTILWRALPSLSMVLIVIGGIIFGFFTPTEGAAVSVVVSAALAMIYRAVKIKDFPKILLQSTRTSSVVIFLIGLSSIMSFAMTYSRVPQLIGEWMTQITDSKIVFLLIMMVILLIIGIPLDATPAVLIFTPIFLPIAVEAYGISPIHFGIMLVFNMCIAVISPPSAPVLFVGAKVAEVKVERVFKPLLWFYVSLIVMLLVIQFVPALSLWLPGLFGLI